The Syngnathus scovelli strain Florida chromosome 11, RoL_Ssco_1.2, whole genome shotgun sequence region ATATTTTGCAGAACTCGGAGATGGGTGGCTCTTGAGGAAAACCTTGTGAAATATAGGCAAATATATGAGATGAGGAAAAATCATACATAAAGATCAGATTGCATAAAAAATAGCAATTTAAGGAGAAAAACAACATGAAGAATAGTGATAAGGGAGTCAGgctaatttttttttgagtCTAGCCAAAAGATTGGCTCGATTGACTCCCAAACAGCTCTTTGAGTTTTATGGGAtgacaaaaaatgtcaaattataCATACAAATGTTATCTAATCAGTTCATTGCAGACTCTGCCTTTGTATCGTCAATAAAGTTGAAATATTTCTGACATTTTCTGACATTTTATATTTCTGTGCAGGTTGTTCCTCTGGAGGAGACGTTGAAAGACGCCACTAAAATTAGCGTAAGTACAAAGACATGTTTCCGCTTTTCAGTTGAGCTCCACACTGAAGGACGAGACTCCTCCAGTTTGCATCATTTGCCTTCACTCATCAGTAAAAACAAGTCCGCGTGCCTCTTAGGTGGTGAAAGTAGCCGGCAGCAACATTTCACACAAGCTACGCCTGTCCAGCGTCAAGCCGTCGGACGAGGGCACCTACGAGTGTCGCGTCATTGACTTCAGCGGCTCTGTGGCGCAGCGCCATCACGTTCGGGCCTACCTCCACGTGGAGCCTCGCCAGAGCTCCGACGTCCACGGATCGCGCCGTCGCTCGGACCAGCGGGGCAGCCAGCACAGGAGAGAGAAAGACGAAAAGGAGATGGGGTCACAACACGACTGACTGACGGCAAAGTCTGTTTCTTAGCGTGCATGTTCGTGACTAAGAaggtgatcactctcatcatccGCATTTTTATTGTTGCCGCCTTCcatatttttgctttgttttaaatatgAAATGGATGTACTTTTTATGAGTCGAACCTCTgcagctgttattttttttgtaaacaggTAATCATTACtagcactgatttttttttatgtgttgctAATCTCCATTTGCAGGAATGTACAATTAATTCCCAATTGAAAGGAAACAACCATCTGTTTTCCCTGCCTCATTCGATTTGTGGCTGGACTGGAACTTTAatgaacttggcatgtttttgTAATGTTGGAGGAAGTTGACGTTAAGGAGGATAAGCGATAAACTTTGAACGGGCAAATGTAAGTAAAATATTTATTATCACGACTAATAGTGGCTTCAAGACCTTTTGAAAAATGTTTAGAGTTTTTGTTTAGAATGTTTTTAGTTTTAAATGTATGCCTTCAACAACAATACTGGCTGTCTTGTAATTGCCATTCTCATTTCGTATCATTTTATCCACTACGATCCAGTAAAACAGTTTGTGTACCTTCATGCCTACTAACATATTTTACACTTTGTGTTTCTTTTACAATTTAACTAGTATGTCCACATAAATCTTGATTTACGCACTTTTGGTGTTAAATACTCCCAAAAACTTTAAGGTGTCTTGTATTTTCAACAATATTTTTTGACTGTGGGCAGTAGAGGGCAATGTTGTCACATAACAcaagtaaaacaaaatatggAATACAGTCAGTTTTTATTTGTGATGTCATAACAGCTCCCACAGATGGTAACATAGGATGAAaactagaagaagaaaaaaattagtAGTGCGACATGAGTCTGGCTACATACAGTCCACAAATTTATTATATCATTCAAACACAAGGCATGAACcaaggggggaggaaaaaaaaaaaatcatttgttttgaaattcGAATGTGGAAGTCAATTCTATGTAAATTGCACTCTTAATTCATTCTTAGTTGCCTTAAATATTTGTGCCAATAAAAACAATATTGACACACGCACTTATTGACAATGATAAAAACATTATTCCAAATGTCTCTTTAGTCTTCAAATTTATATTTGGAAGAAATGCCTGTTTAAAATCATGTGCCGTTTAacatacaaaaatataaacactcATTACACTACATAAAAATTTTATAGGGATACATTTTACATATGATCAAAATTAAAGTGACACCTTCATAGTGCTTCTGTCTCGTAACGCGATTACTTTCCAATGATGACGTTTTTGTAGCCCTTGACGTGACACAACTTGCTGCTGTCAAAATCCACCACCAGCTTTCTCAGTCCGCTGTGGGTGGGAGTGAAGTACATTTTCACCTTGGCGTCTTCCCCAGGTCCCACCGAAAAGCTCAGCCTGCGGGTCAAAGTAAATATTAGTGCCAAGCAATCTCATAAGCCTCCGGTGAACTCAATATTTACATGACTAATCAGCATTTATATTCTAATTATGGCAGTGTTATCTTTTTGAGCTGACAAAACCTGTGTTTACTTCCAGCAtagattaaaatcagttatttatttttctcagtgTTGGAAAGCAATGACATGAAATTTGATAAAGCCAGTCCCCGGAAAATAGACATCAGACATGCTGACAGAGATATCCAACCTCTCCGAGATGACACTTCCTCCAGTCAGGTTAGCCCCCTCCATGCTGAAGCAGCAATTCTCCAACGGCTCCGGCAAAGGATTTTTTAGCGTGATCTCGGCCGCCAGTTTGCGATTCTCCTTGGGTTCACCCAAAATCTGCAAAAGACACAATTAGCATCATTTTGAGTGCAATCAAAATACACACTTCTCTCATCACTAACACTCACTCGGACTTGAATTTCAGGATTGTCCAGCACAATGTTTCTCACTGCCAGCGTGGCTTCCCGAGTGGCGTAGTCAAACACGAGAGCTGCCAGACGGATCATGTTATCTTCAGTGAGCTGCCCACCATATTTGGAATAGTTGAGCCTTAGTGGAACCTTCCTGGCTGGAAGAAAATCATATGAGTTGTGTCATTTGATGACGATTCTGACGGCTGGCTCACCTCCTCCAGGTGAGAGCTCAACATTGAGTAAATCTTTGAAGCCGCAGTTCCCTCCCTGATTGCCGTTATAGGACACGGCACAGGATCCAAAGAGCAGGCGGCACTTTTTGTCGCTCTGTGTGTTGTTGCTAACCAAAGCAAAGACGTCAAAGTCGCAGCCCTTTTTCATCTCCTCGGACACTTTGATTGTCACGTTCAGGCCTTGGTTGTCCTGCTGCTGGAGAAGTTTATTTTGGTGGTTGGCTTTCTTGAAGGCCTCGCGCTCTTCATCAGAACCTGAgcacagatttattttttatttatttcttcccAATCAATGAACTTCACCCATGCCGCCTGCTTACCTTCAGGATGCTTGTACAGATGAGTGATGTCTTCTCTGTGGTCGCTCCCAATGCTTTTGGTGCTGATCTTCTTCCCCACCAGTTGGGTCGAGGTGACTTTCGATGTGCTGCCGtcttttttcttcatggtgGTGATGACGTCAGCGTTGACTTCGGCAAAGACAAAGGGAGCGTCGTACTTGTACATGAGCTCGCCATCCTTAATGGCCCTGACAGGGAtgggcccacaacaaaacactcCTGAGGAAAAGAAGGTGTGTGATGCGACGTGATCCACCACAATTCGGAGATGTGGTCATCAAAAGTGTTGGTTACCGTCACTTTTTTCTTGAGGTGTGGGGTCACTGGCTTGCCAGCCGTTATAAGCGGAACTAGTTAAATCTGGTCGGGTCATCCAGCTCTCCACCCAGCAGTGATAGTTCCTACAGATACCCGCACGATAAACAATACACAATCAGAGAGCTCTCAACCAAAGTTACTTCTAGACTTCAATGTTTTATAATAAATAGATACCAGATCATTTCTTTGGATCGAATGAGTTCCCCATTCTCGTTGATGTAGCGTTCGATCACCAGGTTGCTGTTAACGTCATGCGCTGAGTAATAGTTGGTGACCACTCTGCAGGGGATGCCAAGAGCTCTGGAAACTACAGTGTGATACATGTGTGGTTATTGCAATACTTtacaaaaaaatgtattgcacatCATAGTATCGCACATGTACACATGTCAGCATTGTCTCCGTGTAAGGCAAAGTGTGTTCCATTGCGATAGATTGCCACACTCTATATACAAAGTCCTATCTTACTTGAGCAGGCAACAGCAGCAAACACCCAGCACTGTCCGAAACGAACAGGCTGACAACTTTGTGTGTCCCAGCAACGCAGAATCTCCACACTGCCCTTCCAGAACATGGGGCTCACCCCTCCGTCAAATTTGTTTGTCCAGTTTCCCTGCAAAACCCCTTTGTCTTCATCATTGAAATTCACCTGTAAGGCAAAAAGGAGTGTCAACCTGcagcttgaaataaaataaaataaaataaaataaaaataatgtagtCAGTCAACTCACCATGGCACTGAGAACTCTGGACACATAGATGGGATTTCTCCTTCCTGAGCAGTCTTTGCCTGGATTACGTAGATATTTGGGATTCATATCCAAAACCCTCAAACACACATCCAGGATTCCACTTTCAAACTGTGCATCAAAAGAAACAAAGTTATTGCCGCCCTTTATCTGAAGAACATATGTGAGAAACATGTTTTGGAAACGAACAAACAGGTGTGGCGAAAGCACATAAAGCTTCAGTAATCACGTGCTGGCCATGCCAAGAGAAACTGGAAACGAAAACAATCCTCCTCTGCCTCCTGTCAGATTGCATAATACTCTGGACATTGCAGGTGTTACTCTGAAGTCTTACAAATGTGTGATTCTGCAGAGCGTTGGCTCTAAACAACCGTATGCATGTGTGGAGTGAGTCTGGCTGCTTCAATGTTGATGTTGGTACCTGGCCAAAGTTCCATGGAGTCGCTATTGGATATTTGGCATCGCCCCGAAAGATGATCCCATCCTGGGACAAGACATATTCTTCCAAACTTTCCTTATTGTCCAGATATACAGCATCTCCTGTTGCCAAGAAACGGCATTTATTCGAGATAATGCTGCTCACTCATTTAGCTTATTTTGTCTCAATCAATTCATATGTTCTTCAAGAACCAGGTTGAGTTGATCCACCTGAACACCAGGGGTTAAACAACAGGATGAAGTCAATCCGTGCAGAGTGTCCCAAGCTCAGGCTGTAACGTCCAATGGGTGCATCGGGGGCAGCGCAGAGGGACAGCGCCACGCTGTTTCCAGGGGGGCTGACGACCGCCGCACTCCAGCGCGACGTGTCGACGTTGGCGGACAGACCAAACGAGGCCCGGGTGCCGTATTGTTCAGAAGGCTGCGGACCTGCAAAAGTAATTATGGTTGAAGAAAAGTGAAATATTTGAGTCTGGCTAACAAAACTCAAGGGAGTTTTTTCAAACTGTAAATTTCTTCATGTAAACCAACAGTGAAATAACACATAATGACGATGACCCCGATGATTTGAAAATCATGTGGCCTTAAATGGCTAATTTTGCTGTTCTGGTAAGTTACATAACCCTCCGTCTGGGTCACGCTCCGCTTCCTTCACATCTTTCACCGCCTAGGAAACCAAGAGGGTCATGGAATCAAAGATCCTCCTTGAACCCATGAAAATATGCTCAATGTGATATCATAGACATGGTTATCAGGCAATACACACATCTCCTGTTGGCAAGCGGTACTTCCTGACCATTTGTTGGCAAGAAGTCTTATCACGGTAGGCGGGAGACAATGACTAAATGTTAGATGTCAAGCAGAAGTTGATGAATGAAATATATTGCCCCAGTAGGAGAAAGGAATGAAATACATCTTCACTAAATGACAcgacataaaaaataaatacacgtCTGAGTGTTTCCTTTCCCCATCAATCAACACCACATCTCATTTCCTCTTTTCCATGTCTGAAATGACAATAGGCTGCAAAACGTGTGTCAGCATGAAACGGGTCGGGAATGCGTCCTGAATTCCATTAACATCCGAACAGGACGCAACCACAATGGATTGTCCTTTCCACCTTTGAAACTTGGAACATGTTCCAGTCAGAGAGCCCTCTCAGAACCCTGACAAAGAAAGAATTGATAAAAATTGGGTCACctgtctcagcaatgcattgcaGAGTGCTAAATCCTGGTTGGTAGCTTCCCGAACGAAGATACAAGCTGATGGTGAAGGGTTGACCCCGCCTCACTATCAGCCGGTCCACCCCGTTGAGGTCAGTGTAATGGTCTGTGTTGTTGAGGTCACATTCCAAGTTGCAGCGATCGATGTCTAgagctaaaaaaagaaaaggaacagTGGCAATTGAGTTGCATTGCATTCCGGATGACAAACTTTTTCATGAGACCTTATTCGatgttttaccaggtaagccaattgagaacattttctcatttacaatggcgacctATTACAAATATGCCATTAAGAATTTGTAGATAAAAGGTGTGTCAGGTTTAGTAGTTTGGGACTTTCCCAAGCTCCTCATCATTTCTCGATTCCGTTTATGATGATAACAGTGAACTGCAGGTCTCTTTCGTAAACCAAGGtggaaatatttacttccaccacactcacgtacacacacacagtagagCCGCTCCTTCTCTCCAGGGTGAGCCATGACTATAAGACAGTCCCACCCTTTGACTTCCTCTCCATGCAATTTCTATTTAACGCTTTGCTTGTTGGCCTCCTGCCAAAAGCGGCCAATTCATGACATGTCCAAAGGTTAACAACCCTTCCGTCTATTTTGTATTAGCGGCTGCACACAAACACGAGTCTGCGATGTCACGGTCAGGCGAGACCAAAGTAAACACAGACGAAGCCTCGAAGGCGTCCTGCTGATTTATATGAAGCCAAAGGCAATCCAATCTGAGCAGTGTTCTACACGCACGACTTTGGTTTGTTCCTTAATTGAACAGATGTCAGTTGAACAACTGGAGCAAATTCCTGAAAGATGCCAACATGATTTAGCTCGGGAGAAATGCGGATCGGCTTAGCACAACTTttgctcattttatttcatttgatcTGTGTGCAAGAAACAAAAGTAAAGCGATAAACCACATTTGCACGTCCGTCATCCAACACATCCATTTTACCACATTCTTCTGAATTTTAAAATCCACTCACACATTGAAGCCAATTCCAAGCGGATTAGAATGTGGAAACAATTACAAAGATGAATATCACATGCACACATTTAACCATGCCTGTGTTTAAATCCAAAACAGTTGTCTTAATTCCCTCTCTGGGGATCAATTTAGATGAAAACCAGTACATCAAATTTACTTGCATACATACAACAAACAATCCAGCCTTGACGGAACACTCCCACACTCTTGCGATTATCGAGCTACTTGTGTCAAAAAAGTGCAGCGGAGGCCTAAGTTTACCTTATAAGGCCAAAAGACAACAATCATGTGCCTGTAGCTTTTCTGTGAAAACACAACATTGACTTTGGGAAATGTACATGCAAAAATGTGGATGAGACATCTTTTATGGATGCTTTGTGGAAATTCCCGAAGCTGGAAAGCAGGCGACGTTGTACTAAAGATAGAAGTGTAACATTGAAAC contains the following coding sequences:
- the LOC125976970 gene encoding V-set and transmembrane domain-containing protein 2-like protein, whose protein sequence is MKGIVGLLHYVGLYVQFNAALYGEQNELDNHLSGNALFTEVPHDITTQSGEDVEMACSFRGAGSPSSLEIQWWYTKEHRHGPKKHAHITNDVVPLEETLKDATKISVVKVAGSNISHKLRLSSVKPSDEGTYECRVIDFSGSVAQRHHVRAYLHVEPRQSSDVHGSRRRSDQRGSQHRREKDEKEMGSQHD
- the tgm2b gene encoding protein-glutamine gamma-glutamyltransferase 2 encodes the protein MAQALDIDRCNLECDLNNTDHYTDLNGVDRLIVRRGQPFTISLYLRSGSYQPGFSTLQCIAETGPQPSEQYGTRASFGLSANVDTSRWSAAVVSPPGNSVALSLCAAPDAPIGRYSLSLGHSARIDFILLFNPWCSGDAVYLDNKESLEEYVLSQDGIIFRGDAKYPIATPWNFGQFESGILDVCLRVLDMNPKYLRNPGKDCSGRRNPIYVSRVLSAMVNFNDEDKGVLQGNWTNKFDGGVSPMFWKGSVEILRCWDTQSCQPVRFGQCWVFAAVACSISRALGIPCRVVTNYYSAHDVNSNLVIERYINENGELIRSKEMIWNYHCWVESWMTRPDLTSSAYNGWQASDPTPQEKSDGVFCCGPIPVRAIKDGELMYKYDAPFVFAEVNADVITTMKKKDGSTSKVTSTQLVGKKISTKSIGSDHREDITHLYKHPEGSDEEREAFKKANHQNKLLQQQDNQGLNVTIKVSEEMKKGCDFDVFALVSNNTQSDKKCRLLFGSCAVSYNGNQGGNCGFKDLLNVELSPGGARKVPLRLNYSKYGGQLTEDNMIRLAALVFDYATREATLAVRNIVLDNPEIQVRILGEPKENRKLAAEITLKNPLPEPLENCCFSMEGANLTGGSVISERLSFSVGPGEDAKVKMYFTPTHSGLRKLVVDFDSSKLCHVKGYKNVIIGK